A segment of the Salmo trutta chromosome 3, fSalTru1.1, whole genome shotgun sequence genome:
CAACAATGTTGCAAAACAGGAATTCTATCTTTCCGCTGCCATAGAGAGGTAAGGATGTCGGACGACAACTAGACATTTTTCTGACCAGGCGAAATCGTGCCGCAGCATCATTACTATAGATATAAATGTCAATGCAAAACAGCTGAAACAAATGAAAAGGGAATACCGCTCAGTTCAGAGTTTGATGTGACTGGGTTATCTTTTGTTAGCTGTTGTTTTCTAAAATCCCCATTATACTCTGGGGTAGGCTATAAGGATATAACCCTCAAGGTTTGTTGACTTCActgggtatacagtgcattcataaagtattcagaccccttgactttttccacatttagttaagttacagccttattctaaaattgatgatatcgtttttttcccctctatacacgataccccataatgacaacgcaaaaacaataaatatcacatttacataagtattcagagcctttactcagtactttgttgaagcacctttggcagcaattacagcctcgagtcttattgggtttgagctacaagcttggtacacctatatttggggagtttctccttttcttctctgcagatcctctcaagctctgtcaggttggatggtgtgccttcgccccagtctgaggtcctgggcgctctggagcaggttttcatcaaggatctctctgtactttgctccattaatctttgcctcgatcctgattagtctcctcacagcatgatgctgccaccaccatgcttcacagtggggatggtgccaggtttcctacagatgtgacgcttggcattcaggccaaagagttcaatcttggtttcatcagaccagagattcttgtttctcattgtctgagagtctttaggtgccttttggcaaattccaagcgggctgtcatgtgccttttactgaggagtggcttcggtctggccactctaccataaaggcctgattggtggagtgctgcagagatggttgtccttctggaaggttctccgatctccacagaggaactctggagcgctgtcagagttaccatcgggttcttggtcacctccctgaccaaggcccttctctcccgattgctcagtttggccggccggccagctctaggaagagtcttggtggttacaaacttcttccatttaagaattatggagaccactgtgttcttggggatgtTCAATGCTGAAGAATTtttagatctgtgcctcgacacaatcctgtctcggagctttatgtacaattccttcgacctcatggcttggtttttgctctgacatgaactgtcaactgtggaaccttacatagacaggtgtgtgcctttccgattcatgtccaatcaattgaatttaccacaggtgaactacaatcaagttgtagaaacatctcaaggatgatcaatggaaacaggatgcacctgagctcaatatcgagtcacatagcaaagggtatgaatacttgtgtaaatcaGGTATCTGTTTttctattttgaatacatttgctatgaaactctaaaaacctgtttgcgTTTTGTCAAAATtgtttattaaatccattttagaataaggatgtaacgtaacaaattgagtaaaaagccaaggggtctgaatactttccaaatgcactgaatgcactacttgaccaaaagtatatcaaaatcatgggcattgatatcgagttggtccccctttgcatctataacagcctccactcttctgggaaggctttccaccagatgttAGAACACTGCTGCTGGGACTTGGTTTCATTCAGACACAAGAGCCtttgtgaggtcgggcactgatgttgggctattaggCCTGGATCGCAGTTAGCGTTCCAATTCGTCCCAAAAAtcttcaatggggttgaggtcagggctctgtgcaggccaggcaaATTCTTtgacaccgatctcgacaaaccatttctgtatggacctcgctttgtgcactgggccATTGTCACGCTAAAACAGGAAAGGCTTttccccaaactgctgccacaaagttggaagcacagaatcgtctagaatgtcattgtatgctgtagctttaagatttcccttcactggaactaagagacccagcccaaatcatgaaaaacagccccagaccattattcctcctccaccaaactttacagttggcactatgcattggggcaggtagcgttctcctggcatccgccaaacccagattcgtccgttggactgccagatggtgaagcgtgattcatccctccagagaacgcgtttccactgctccagagtccaatggtggcaagctttacaccactccagacgaCACTTGGcatggcttgtgtgcggctgctcggccatggaaatccatttcatgaatctcccgaccaacagttcttgtgctaatgttgcttccagaggcagtttggaatttggtagtaagtgttgcaaccgaggacagatgatgtTTTACCCGCCATGCGTTTCAGCACTCaacagtcccgttctgtgagcttgtgtggcctaccactttgcggctgagctgttgttgctcctggatgtttccccttcacaataacagcacctacagttaaccagggcagctctagcagggcagacatttgacaaactgacttgttgtaacggtggcatcctatgactgtgccacgttgaaagtcactgagctcttcagtaaggccattatactgccaatgtttgtctatggagactgcatggcggtgtgctctattttttttaattatttttttacacctgtcagcaacgggtgtggctgaaattgccgaatccactaatttgaagggttgtccacatacttttgtatatatatagtgtgaaTATAGCACCTTTTTCTTTAGGAATCTAAAGTGTTCTTTAATCTCATCCAGGGAACCAAAACGTTATAGGTAGCCTATGTAGAAGCAAAaataaccctttttttctaagagtgtgtgtTGATAACTCCATCTTTTAATGCTCAGCCCTAACTCGATTTGCATTGCCCTGTTGAATCCATCGACGCATTTCAAGGACAGATCCCCCTCTTTACTGGAATGATGTAGGCTCAATGTTTCCAAAGTTGCTGCGCTTATACTTACAGTTAAACGATACATTTTTCGATGATAATTGCCGAACAAATACAATGAAAaagttatatatttatatattttagttAAGGGGTTTATTAACCCTATTTCCATAGCTTATTTTTATTCGATTAAATATCCGTTACTCGTTTTATTTCTATTTCTTCGATTTTTCTTCGAGCTTTGGCGTAATTGCTCGTTTGGATCAATGAAAAGAGAGAAGTAATCGCTTGGGCGTACTGAGAAAACAGATCGTCAATGTATCCCAGCACACAATGAAAAGGGCGGTggcactcgctcgctctccctcggATAAAAAAAAACTACTAGTCTGCTCAAATACATTCTCTTAGAAATGTCAGAAACGATCGACTGTTGAAAATAATGATACAAATTAGTATTCGTATTCCCGAGGTGTGAAtggcatttttatttttatttgacgcTGTCGGAGGTGCCGAAATGCAGCCAGCACCGTTTGAGAGTAAggctctcccctccccctcccccgctGCCCACAGACACCAtcgcacagagagagggagggggaaggagagagaggagagagagagggagaaagcgaTAGGCAGCACCCGTGAGAGGGAAACAAGAGTCAGCCGCgcggaggagagagaagagagaaaaaaagcagTAACCAAACAGACAAAGGAAAACATGGATGTAATGGGAAACCGTCCTTTTAAACAAGCACCTGTACAGGAGAGGATGCTTTGGTCGTCCTGCACATAGTAGGGGGTAACGCACGGACTCTTCCCCAGTTTTTAATGTGGCGGGTGGGGACGCACGGCAAGCTAAAAAGGCGGAAAGCTTTCTCTAATCCGTCTGCGGATCCTGCCTGCTTGCGATGGCTGTGGCGGCGCGACGCTGTTACAGCATAACGCAGAATGTGCCTTTTAGTTTTTATTTGGTAATTTTTCTACTCAGTGGCCTTACAAATGCACAAATACGATACACCATTCCGGAGGAGCTGGAGAACGGGGCTGTGGTCGGCGACATTGTTCGAGATTTGGGTCTGGACCTGCGAAAGCTCTCTTCCCGACGCATCCGAATCACCTCGGACAGCGCAAGGAGATATTTCAACATAAATCATAAAAACGGCAAGCTGTCGGTGAGTGACCGCATCGACcgagagacgctgtgtgaattCAGCGGCACATGTTCCCTCAACCTAGAGGTGGTGGTTGAGAACCCGCTCGAGGTGCATAACGTAGAGGTGGAGATTCTGGATGCGAATGACAACTCGCCACAGTTCCCCCGGGACGAATACCAGCTGGAGATATCGGAGTCTGCTATAACGGGGTCCCGGTTCCCCATCGAAGGCGCGCAGGATGCAGACGATGGCTCAAATTCGGTTCGGCTCTATCGGCTCAGCAACAACGAGCACCTCGCGCTGGACTCCAACAAGCCCGTGGCAAACAGCAAGCACATCGAGCTCGTGCTTAAAAAGCCATTTGACCGCGAGCATACACCGTCTCATCAGTTCATACTGACAGCTGTCGACGGAGGCACCCCGGCGCGCACGGGCACAGCCAAAATCAACGTTCATGTCCTGGATTCCAACGACAATGTGCCCGCGTTCGACAACTCCGTGTACAAAGTGAAACTGTTAGAGAACTCGCCCAAGGGCGCTCTGGTGATAAAGTTAAACGCCACAGACCCGGATGAAGGCACAAACGGGGAGGTGTTTTACTCTTTCAGCAGTTACACGCCAGAGAGGGTGAGACAAATGTTCTCCATGGACACAGATACAGGAGAGATCCGAGTGAAGAACAACATAGACTATGAGGAGACTAACTCCTATGAGATGTACATACAAGCTATGGACAGGGGCCCTTCTGCGGTGGCCGTCCACTGTAAAGTGGTTGTAGAGGTTTTGGATGTGAATGACAATATCCCAGAGATCGTGCTGTCCTCTCTGTCCAGCCCAGTCCGCGAGGACGCTCGGGCAGACACGGTGGTGGCCTTGATCAGCGTTAATGACCGGGACTCCGCCCAGAACAAACAGGTGACCCTGGAGATCCAACCTGGCCTCCCCTTTAAGATCAAGTCCTTCCGGAACCACTACACCTTGGTCACCTCCGCCTTCCTAGACCGGGAAACCATCTCCACCTACAACGTCACGGTAACCGCCGTTGACGGAGGGACCCCGGCCCTCTCCTCACACATGACCATTAAAGTTGACGTGGCGGATGTCAATGACAACCCTCCTCGCTTCGAACAGACGTCCTACACGGTGTACATGACGGAGAACAACGCGCCCGGGGCCTCAATGTGCGTGGTGAAGGCTCTGGACGCTGACGCCGGGGAGAACGCTCGCATCACCTACACCGTCCTCAATGACAACAACCACGGAATCCCCGTGGCGAGCTACGTCAGCATCAAACCCGACACGGGCGAGGCCTATGCCCTGCGAGCCTTCGACTTTGAGAAGCTCAGAGAGTTCCACTTCCAGGTGAAAGCCCAGGATGGTGGCGTGCCGCCCCTCAGCCGCGTGGCAACCGTCTATGTTTACATCATGGACCAGAACGACCACTCCCCCAGGATAGTCCATCCTCCAGCCAATGGGACGCGGACCACTGAGACGCTGATGAAGAATGCGGAGGCGGGGGCTCTGGTGACCAAGGTGGTGGCGTGGGACGGGGACGCAGGTCAGAACGCCTGGCTGGTGTACGTCCTGGAGCAGATCACCTCCGAGCTGGACCTGTTTAAAGTCCACGAGCACACGGGGGAGATCCGCACCACGCGGCGCGTCAGCGAGGACAACTCCACCTCCTTCCTGCTCACCGTGCTGGTCCGCGACCATGGCCTCCCGCCGCTCTCCTCCACCGCCACCATCAACGTGCACGTCATGGAGCTGCCGCCCAAGCTGACCCCCGACCCCAAACGTATCATCAGGCCTCACAGCCCGCTACTGTTCTCCAACGTGACCCTCTACCTGATCGTGGCCCTGAGCGCCACCACCTTTGTGTTCCTGGTCACCATTGTGGTGCTGGCCATCGTCCGCTGTCACGCCTACTGCACCCAGCCCGGCTCCTGCTCCCCATGCTGTGTGTCCCAGAAGAGAGTCCCCGAGGGAGGCACCTCGGCCGGCGGGGGTGGAGGGTCATTGGGTCGAGGTGGCGGTggtgggggaggtggaggaggaggtcagGGTCAACCCAACAATAACATTGCTCtgaggagagacctgaaagtggAGCCTCACTACATCGAGGTGCGGGGGAACGGCTCCATGACCAAAACGTACTGCTATAAGACATGCATGACGGCCACGTCGGGGAGCGACACCTTCATGTTCTATAACACGGGCCGGCCCCACAGCGGCACCTGGGGTTCTGGGGGATACGTCACCAGCCAGAGTGGACAGAGCCAGATGTTTGTGCGCAGGCTCAGCATGCCAGACGCAACTgcgatacaggtgtgtgtgtgtgtctctgtgtgtgtgtgtgtgtgtgtgtgtgtgtcccgtcaTCCCATCCCAACAACACATCCCAACTGACCACAAAGCCGTTTCAtgcgttgtttttttgggggagaTGTATTATTTGGGTTGTTCCCCTTGGCAGTGTTTTGTGGAACAGTGTTTGGCATTTACAGTTTTCATGCAGGGAGGGGTGTAGAGGAGTTCTCATctttttggttgtgtttatgcaaTATTCAACTCTGCtctttttcaatatttttttgttgttgcagataTGGTCAAGTTTGAAATCACCGAAATCATTTATACGCTCTTGTGTCACAGGCCTTGAGAATCGAACACCTGAAAATCACAGTGCCTCTCCAAGTTCTTCTTTTTATCCTTTGTTTCTTTTTGTCAGAAGGTTACCTGGGTTACCTGGGTTACCTGGGTTACCTGGGTTACCTGAACTGATTGCTTTGTGTTGCGGTAGTAAAGGTATTTTTGCTGTGTAATGCTCTGTTGTGAGCTCTGGCTGTACATTACGTACATGTGTGCGGTGTCGGAAAATGTGTTCTCTAATATCTCGAGCGCTTTGTGAATGTGTTTAGATTTTTAGCTGTGCGGGGTGCAGGCGAGCTCAGAGCTTCTTTGTGGgagctgtgtgcttgtgtgcatgtttgtgttggTGGGTGGATACGCTCTTatctctgtgttgtgtgtgtgtgtgtgtgtgtgtggtgctcgGAGCCTCTTTCGAGAGCCTGAATCATCAGAAACAAACGGCAGCTATCAGATGTTACTGCGCCTCGCTCCTCCGTGGTCGTTTTAGAGAGCTGTTACAAAAATACTGGTATTCAGGGAAAACAtgtctctctccatatctcacTCACCTTCTTCTCTCTGTTGTGTACTGTACTGCTACAACCTTTGTCAGCAGTACTACACTCAAGAGACAACTGCAACATATCTTGGTTATTTGCGAGGAGATTGTTTTAGAAATGATATGGGGCCGATGGTTTAGAAACTGTCTGTTTCTAAAGGGGCAGTGGGATTGCTTTGATCGCTTTATTCTAGAACACGTCTGTACGGTTGAATAGACTTTTGGAAACTTGATTGGAGTGCTAGGTTTAGTGTGTAAAGGGTTTAGTGTGTAAAGGGTTTAGTGTGTAAAGGGTTTAGTGTGTAAAGGGTTATTGTGATTGACTGGGTGAGGTCGCACTAGACCAATCTGATCGGTCCTCTAGTTCTGGTTCAATGGGCAAAGACTAGTCTGGCGTGGTCTCTCTGAACAGAGAGATAGTCTGGGCATTAGTGTTGCTCTCTCCAACTTAAATAGTCATGGGTCTTACTCCATTACAATCCCCACGGGTCAGTCACGCTCAGGGCAAATGCCCTGAGTTTGGTTTAGTGGGTTAGCAATGGAATTTGAGGGAGATGGACAGACTGGATCAAAGTCCCATCTTCAGTTTACTGAGTTTTCTCATTCATTTGGCATCATTTGAGAAGCAGGGAAAACCAGAATCAAACTATTAGTAGCTATGTGTCCGGTGCCTTTACATCATTCATGGAGTGGTTCATTCCAGGTGTAAAGTGGAACCTGGTGACTGTTGCCCTAGGAAACT
Coding sequences within it:
- the LOC115173577 gene encoding protocadherin alpha-C2 isoform X1 produces the protein MAVAARRCYSITQNVPFSFYLVIFLLSGLTNAQIRYTIPEELENGAVVGDIVRDLGLDLRKLSSRRIRITSDSARRYFNINHKNGKLSVSDRIDRETLCEFSGTCSLNLEVVVENPLEVHNVEVEILDANDNSPQFPRDEYQLEISESAITGSRFPIEGAQDADDGSNSVRLYRLSNNEHLALDSNKPVANSKHIELVLKKPFDREHTPSHQFILTAVDGGTPARTGTAKINVHVLDSNDNVPAFDNSVYKVKLLENSPKGALVIKLNATDPDEGTNGEVFYSFSSYTPERVRQMFSMDTDTGEIRVKNNIDYEETNSYEMYIQAMDRGPSAVAVHCKVVVEVLDVNDNIPEIVLSSLSSPVREDARADTVVALISVNDRDSAQNKQVTLEIQPGLPFKIKSFRNHYTLVTSAFLDRETISTYNVTVTAVDGGTPALSSHMTIKVDVADVNDNPPRFEQTSYTVYMTENNAPGASMCVVKALDADAGENARITYTVLNDNNHGIPVASYVSIKPDTGEAYALRAFDFEKLREFHFQVKAQDGGVPPLSRVATVYVYIMDQNDHSPRIVHPPANGTRTTETLMKNAEAGALVTKVVAWDGDAGQNAWLVYVLEQITSELDLFKVHEHTGEIRTTRRVSEDNSTSFLLTVLVRDHGLPPLSSTATINVHVMELPPKLTPDPKRIIRPHSPLLFSNVTLYLIVALSATTFVFLVTIVVLAIVRCHAYCTQPGSCSPCCVSQKRVPEGGTSAGGGGGSLGRGGGGGGGGGGGQGQPNNNIALRRDLKVEPHYIEVRGNGSMTKTYCYKTCMTATSGSDTFMFYNTGRPHSGTWGSGGYVTSQSGQSQMFVRRLSMPDATAIQPKVPNSDWRYSASLRAGMQSSVHMEESSVMQGAQGVLVQNWPTVSSAAGDAEGGEVSPPMGAGVDSNSWHFRYGAGGPGGPPQHLKPGEVPPEAFIIPGSPAIISIRQQGGEDDKSDFISFGKKEEAKKKKKKKKEKKDKKDKGKDDDE
- the LOC115173577 gene encoding protocadherin alpha-C2 isoform X23, with product MAVAARRCYSITQNVPFSFYLVIFLLSGLTNAQIRYTIPEELENGAVVGDIVRDLGLDLRKLSSRRIRITSDSARRYFNINHKNGKLSVSDRIDRETLCEFSGTCSLNLEVVVENPLEVHNVEVEILDANDNSPQFPRDEYQLEISESAITGSRFPIEGAQDADDGSNSVRLYRLSNNEHLALDSNKPVANSKHIELVLKKPFDREHTPSHQFILTAVDGGTPARTGTAKINVHVLDSNDNVPAFDNSVYKVKLLENSPKGALVIKLNATDPDEGTNGEVFYSFSSYTPERVRQMFSMDTDTGEIRVKNNIDYEETNSYEMYIQAMDRGPSAVAVHCKVVVEVLDVNDNIPEIVLSSLSSPVREDARADTVVALISVNDRDSAQNKQVTLEIQPGLPFKIKSFRNHYTLVTSAFLDRETISTYNVTVTAVDGGTPALSSHMTIKVDVADVNDNPPRFEQTSYTVYMTENNAPGASMCVVKALDADAGENARITYTVLNDNNHGIPVASYVSIKPDTGEAYALRAFDFEKLREFHFQVKAQDGGVPPLSRVATVYVYIMDQNDHSPRIVHPPANGTRTTETLMKNAEAGALVTKVVAWDGDAGQNAWLVYVLEQITSELDLFKVHEHTGEIRTTRRVSEDNSTSFLLTVLVRDHGLPPLSSTATINVHVMELPPKLTPDPKRIIRPHSPLLFSNVTLYLIVALSATTFVFLVTIVVLAIVRCHAYCTQPGSCSPCCVSQKRVPEGGTSAGGGGGSLGRGGGGGGGGGGGQGQPNNNIALRRDLKVEPHYIEVRGNGSMTKTYCYKTCMTATSGSDTFMFYNTGRPHSGTWGSGGYVTSQSGQSQMFVRRLSMPDATAIQLSAHGGVVGDAGSPGGSGPELANRV